One segment of Paenibacillus pabuli DNA contains the following:
- a CDS encoding class I SAM-dependent methyltransferase, whose protein sequence is MNSPLSDQHYNNVAFDQFQRYKNVADAIESMRKANEQFTILEVGANEHRNLEKFLPRDSIKYLDIELPADLQKHPDYILGDATKMEFSNDYFDIVVALDVFEHIPPDKRDDFISEIHRVSSEFYIITAPFASPSVSKAERRTNAVYKSLVQEDYRWLAEHFENGLPVQKDLEMFLDKLGVNYRVLSHGSLPIWESMMEIHFVAACFPELQYYRMELDRFYNANIFAEDYAEDSYRKIFICSKDRGMSELIEKRSLINMAPRHLEELQRFKTTFFSLATMLVNKKIVETEVQDKSVQDKIQVFTDSGKGFNEEESFKIDVDENRPIHKFLWNYSRVEPIKSIRIDPSDRKGIFKFDNITIRNQQGELVEEYFEDGNYIYSFDDIYGFSNDDPFLILNFSKPVSIDSISFDVTSLTKDERRLILEVEKVFLGISRLQETNKRITLESNNRLDEIRYLNNQLHLSELDKQKIEQFHKQGIQHNEQSIMEVKQALEDRNREYETLESEFNKAHQQLQDVESSKFWKTAKLIKKLIGK, encoded by the coding sequence ATGAATAGTCCTTTATCCGATCAACATTATAACAATGTAGCGTTCGATCAGTTTCAGCGATATAAAAATGTAGCGGATGCAATAGAGAGTATGAGAAAAGCAAACGAACAATTTACAATACTTGAAGTAGGCGCTAACGAACACCGTAATTTAGAAAAGTTTCTTCCTCGAGATTCAATTAAGTATTTGGATATCGAACTGCCGGCCGATCTGCAAAAACATCCGGATTACATCCTTGGAGACGCAACAAAAATGGAGTTCTCCAATGATTATTTTGATATTGTTGTAGCGCTGGATGTCTTCGAACATATACCTCCTGATAAAAGGGATGACTTTATTAGTGAAATCCATCGAGTTAGCAGCGAATTTTATATAATTACGGCTCCTTTTGCTTCTCCATCAGTGAGTAAAGCAGAACGCAGAACGAATGCTGTATATAAATCTTTGGTTCAAGAAGATTATCGCTGGTTGGCTGAACATTTTGAGAATGGACTTCCTGTACAAAAGGATCTCGAAATGTTTTTGGATAAATTGGGGGTGAATTATCGAGTTCTTTCTCATGGCAGCCTACCAATCTGGGAAAGTATGATGGAGATTCATTTTGTGGCCGCTTGTTTTCCAGAGTTGCAGTACTATCGTATGGAGCTAGATCGCTTTTACAATGCAAATATTTTTGCTGAAGATTATGCTGAAGATTCTTACCGGAAAATTTTTATTTGCAGCAAAGATCGTGGCATGTCGGAGCTTATTGAAAAGAGAAGCCTGATTAACATGGCGCCAAGACATCTTGAAGAATTGCAAAGATTTAAGACAACATTCTTTTCTTTGGCGACGATGCTTGTTAATAAAAAAATTGTTGAGACAGAAGTACAGGATAAAAGTGTACAAGATAAAATTCAAGTATTTACAGATAGCGGTAAAGGGTTCAATGAGGAAGAAAGCTTTAAAATCGATGTAGACGAAAATAGGCCTATTCATAAGTTTTTGTGGAACTATAGTAGAGTGGAACCGATTAAGTCTATACGAATTGACCCTTCTGATCGAAAGGGAATATTTAAATTTGATAATATAACAATTAGAAATCAACAAGGAGAGCTGGTTGAAGAGTACTTCGAGGATGGGAATTATATATACTCTTTTGACGATATATATGGATTTTCTAACGACGACCCTTTTCTCATATTGAACTTTTCCAAACCAGTTTCAATTGATTCGATTAGTTTTGACGTTACATCGTTAACAAAAGATGAACGAAGGCTGATTTTGGAAGTTGAAAAGGTGTTTCTTGGAATTAGCCGACTGCAAGAAACCAACAAACGAATAACGTTAGAGTCCAATAATAGGTTGGATGAAATTCGCTATCTTAACAATCAACTTCATCTATCTGAACTAGACAAGCAGAAAATAGAGCAGTTTCACAAGCAGGGAATTCAACATAACGAGCAATCGATAATGGAAGTAAAGCAGGCATTAGAGGACCGGAATCGTGAATATGAAACTTTGGAATCAGAATTTAATAAAGCTCACCAACAACTTCAGGATGTCGAGAGCTCCAAATTTTGGAAAACGGCTAAACTGATTAAAAAATTAATTGGGAAATGA
- a CDS encoding DUF2304 domain-containing protein: protein MISLKLQIILVVGSVLSFLILLNLLRRYRLELKYSMLWIFIMIFVMILSLFPKMFTHVANALGIEMPVNALFLLAIFGMIVILFSLTVEISRATLKIKELSQELGIMKHELKQINDSCNKD, encoded by the coding sequence ATGATATCACTAAAATTGCAAATAATTCTCGTCGTAGGGTCTGTACTCAGTTTTTTGATTTTGTTGAATTTATTAAGAAGGTATAGATTAGAGTTAAAGTATTCAATGCTCTGGATTTTTATAATGATATTTGTGATGATTCTGTCTTTATTCCCTAAAATGTTTACTCATGTTGCAAATGCTTTAGGGATTGAGATGCCTGTAAACGCGCTGTTCCTCCTGGCTATTTTTGGTATGATAGTTATATTGTTCTCTTTGACAGTTGAAATTTCACGTGCCACTCTGAAAATAAAAGAATTATCACAAGAGCTAGGCATAATGAAACATGAACTCAAACAGATTAATGATAGTTGTAATAAGGATTAG
- a CDS encoding DUF7657 domain-containing protein, with product MKSKAILLLSVFIVVFIGLFVFENYSTLMSYFKNNKEIISIERGQLKGLEKIDGGYKSLEDDPWIEFANINTYINEIELVITYSKGGGPLQIFYTDDSNLQYTESSSFREQSKQGDNKYSFQLHKHVNSLRIDFTNQLNEEFNIGSIILNPEPSFSFEFKKMALRAFLISFLLTFIYSLIKYLDTVIKYRYLIALIIFVLFVALKLHGSSIGMWNNNISQADTNSKIFGIDRAIRSDEWLVQTPYMFSQAEHAKLFEYKSSMVRSDGQNMVLANAPTFTIETLGKPFYWGFLLLGVDYGLSWFYCLKLILLLLFSFEICMYLTMRNKVISILGAVWIAFSPPVQWWYTTGAGVVELIIYSQAMVVSVIYFLELKSQKCRIALLGAITLCSMGFIFTIYPAVQVPLGILTLVFILGVYINNRQKVFVTKYDWLSFSLCVVVLAFAVVLFVYNSMTDISLMLNTVYPGRRVTLGGDLAFSNLQFYLSNWLFPFKDATYLNNSEASSFINFMPAFMFSIIFIFRQKFNNLKLVVLVFVYFIFQISWLFVKYPEIIAKASLFSFVPETRLAGITLGLTAVYLSIWFIAEVIRLKPFNLLKIIMICSLVFVVYYYSVQKSDMSNYLGEFIYPTLLFFIFMNFIILRGMKKTFVVCMAGLIFISGVVVNPISSGTGDIFDRPIASKITEIIQKDEQAKWIALDSLVNGQYLLSLGAKTFNSVHFLPDLNEWKKMDVNGEYMDVYNRYAHVKVSFTNEPTSFQLMSPDSFNIELNIHDLDKTGVQYILSPKQLIDYKNFNEIYFDPSSGLYIYSIVGGP from the coding sequence ATGAAAAGTAAAGCAATCCTTTTGCTATCTGTTTTCATTGTTGTATTTATTGGTCTGTTCGTTTTTGAAAACTATAGTACATTAATGAGCTATTTTAAAAACAATAAGGAAATTATTAGCATTGAGAGAGGTCAATTAAAAGGTCTTGAAAAGATCGATGGGGGATATAAATCACTTGAGGATGACCCATGGATTGAATTTGCAAATATAAATACCTATATTAACGAAATTGAACTAGTCATTACATACAGTAAAGGGGGGGGCCCACTTCAAATTTTTTATACTGATGATAGTAATCTTCAGTATACAGAGTCTAGTTCTTTTAGGGAACAGAGCAAGCAAGGCGATAACAAGTATTCTTTTCAATTGCATAAACATGTGAACTCACTAAGAATTGATTTTACGAACCAATTGAATGAGGAATTTAATATTGGAAGCATTATATTAAACCCAGAACCGTCTTTTTCTTTTGAATTTAAAAAGATGGCTTTGAGAGCTTTCTTGATTAGCTTCTTACTGACGTTTATTTACTCTTTAATTAAATACTTAGATACGGTCATTAAATACCGGTATTTAATTGCGCTTATTATCTTCGTCTTGTTTGTAGCGTTGAAGTTGCATGGTTCTTCCATTGGAATGTGGAACAATAATATCAGTCAAGCTGATACAAATTCAAAAATATTTGGTATAGATAGGGCAATAAGGAGCGATGAATGGTTAGTTCAAACGCCTTACATGTTTTCACAAGCAGAACATGCCAAGTTATTTGAATATAAGAGTTCTATGGTTAGATCAGATGGCCAAAATATGGTTTTAGCTAACGCCCCAACGTTTACAATTGAAACTTTAGGCAAACCTTTCTATTGGGGATTTTTGCTTTTGGGCGTTGATTATGGATTGTCGTGGTTTTATTGTTTGAAATTAATCTTATTATTACTGTTTTCCTTTGAAATCTGTATGTATTTGACAATGAGGAACAAAGTCATTTCAATTCTTGGAGCTGTCTGGATTGCCTTTTCTCCCCCTGTACAATGGTGGTACACCACAGGGGCTGGCGTGGTAGAATTAATCATCTATTCCCAGGCAATGGTGGTCTCAGTTATATATTTTCTTGAATTAAAAAGTCAGAAATGCAGGATAGCATTGCTTGGGGCAATTACACTTTGTTCCATGGGTTTTATCTTCACGATATATCCGGCTGTACAAGTACCATTGGGAATCTTGACACTAGTCTTTATCTTGGGTGTGTATATAAATAATAGACAAAAAGTATTTGTAACGAAGTATGATTGGTTATCTTTTTCGTTGTGTGTGGTTGTATTAGCTTTCGCTGTAGTTTTATTCGTATACAACTCCATGACTGATATTAGTTTGATGTTAAATACTGTTTATCCCGGTAGAAGAGTTACACTCGGTGGGGACCTGGCTTTTTCAAATCTGCAGTTCTATTTGAGTAATTGGCTGTTTCCATTTAAAGATGCAACTTATCTTAATAACAGTGAGGCAAGTTCTTTTATAAATTTTATGCCTGCATTTATGTTTTCTATCATTTTTATATTTAGACAAAAATTCAATAATTTGAAACTTGTAGTTCTTGTTTTTGTTTATTTTATTTTCCAAATATCCTGGCTCTTCGTTAAATATCCTGAGATTATTGCAAAAGCAAGTCTTTTTTCTTTCGTTCCAGAAACTCGTTTAGCAGGCATTACTTTAGGGCTAACTGCTGTCTACCTGTCTATTTGGTTTATAGCTGAAGTAATTCGCTTAAAACCATTTAATTTGTTGAAAATAATCATGATATGTTCCCTTGTCTTTGTTGTGTATTATTATTCAGTACAGAAAAGTGACATGTCTAATTATTTAGGGGAATTTATTTATCCAACTTTGCTGTTTTTTATATTTATGAATTTCATAATACTAAGAGGGATGAAAAAAACCTTTGTGGTTTGTATGGCTGGCCTGATTTTTATATCGGGTGTTGTGGTTAATCCAATATCCTCTGGTACGGGTGATATCTTTGACAGACCTATTGCTAGTAAGATAACAGAGATCATCCAGAAGGATGAGCAGGCTAAATGGATCGCTCTAGATAGTCTGGTGAATGGTCAGTATCTATTGTCATTAGGTGCAAAAACCTTTAATAGCGTTCATTTTCTACCTGACCTAAACGAATGGAAAAAAATGGATGTTAATGGCGAATATATGGATGTATATAATCGATATGCACACGTAAAAGTGAGTTTTACGAATGAGCCTACTTCTTTTCAATTAATGAGCCCCGATTCTTTCAACATAGAACTCAATATACACGATTTGGATAAAACGGGTGTGCAATATATACTGTCTCCCAAGCAACTAATCGATTATAAAAACTTTAATGAGATATACTTTGATCCGTCAAGCGGTTTATATATTTATTCGATAGTAGGAGGGCCATAA
- a CDS encoding sugar phosphate nucleotidyltransferase translates to MKGIILAGGTGSRLYPLTKVTNKHLLPVGKYPMIFHSVYKLKQSGIEDILIVTGKDHMGDVVNLLGSGSDMGVSFTYKVQDEAGGIAQALDLAEHFVGDDQMVVILGDNVFEDDISPFVENFKTQSAGAKILIQEVHDPTRFGVPEIDGSRILSIEEKPKAPKSNYAVTGIYMFDHTVFEIVKTLKPSDRGELEITDVNNAYIEREQLSFDILQGWWTDAGTHPSLARANELAKDIVFGEEFGKLKL, encoded by the coding sequence TTGAAAGGAATTATACTCGCTGGTGGAACAGGTTCACGTTTGTATCCACTTACCAAGGTCACCAATAAACATCTTCTTCCCGTAGGTAAGTATCCAATGATCTTTCATTCGGTTTATAAACTCAAACAGTCGGGTATTGAAGACATCCTCATTGTAACAGGTAAAGATCACATGGGTGATGTGGTTAACTTACTCGGTAGTGGAAGTGACATGGGGGTTAGTTTTACATACAAGGTCCAAGACGAAGCTGGTGGCATAGCTCAGGCGTTGGATCTTGCTGAGCATTTTGTCGGAGATGATCAGATGGTGGTCATTCTAGGAGACAACGTGTTCGAAGATGATATTTCACCTTTTGTTGAAAACTTCAAAACTCAATCTGCTGGAGCAAAAATTCTTATACAAGAAGTTCATGACCCAACTCGATTTGGTGTTCCCGAAATTGATGGTTCTCGTATTCTATCAATAGAAGAGAAACCTAAAGCTCCTAAGAGTAATTACGCGGTAACTGGAATTTACATGTTTGATCATACCGTATTCGAGATTGTAAAAACATTAAAGCCATCCGATAGAGGAGAATTAGAAATCACAGACGTTAACAATGCATATATTGAAAGAGAACAACTGTCTTTTGATATTCTCCAAGGCTGGTGGACCGATGCAGGTACGCATCCTTCATTGGCACGTGCTAATGAATTGGCTAAAGATATTGTTTTCGGAGAAGAATTCGGCAAGTTGAAATTGTAG
- the rfbC gene encoding dTDP-4-dehydrorhamnose 3,5-epimerase, producing the protein MKVTPLKLQGASLIEPVVHGDHRGFFVESFNEAVLLDKGIKHTFIQDNQSLSAQPGVLRGLHYQLNPKAQTKLIRVIAGAIYDVIVDIRKGSPTFGKWEGFILSEHNHRQLLVPKGFAHGFCTLVPNTQVLYKVDEYYSPENDRGILWSDPALGIDWPTSNPILSEKDQKHPLLQDADINFDFEVK; encoded by the coding sequence GTGAAAGTAACCCCTTTAAAACTGCAAGGCGCAAGCTTGATTGAGCCAGTGGTTCATGGTGATCATAGAGGTTTTTTCGTTGAGAGTTTCAATGAAGCTGTTTTATTAGATAAAGGAATTAAGCATACATTCATTCAAGATAATCAGTCATTGTCTGCCCAGCCTGGTGTACTTCGGGGGCTTCATTATCAGTTGAATCCGAAGGCACAGACCAAGTTAATCCGCGTTATTGCTGGTGCAATCTACGATGTTATCGTTGATATACGTAAAGGGTCGCCGACCTTTGGTAAATGGGAAGGTTTCATCCTTAGCGAGCATAATCACCGTCAGCTGCTGGTACCTAAGGGATTTGCTCACGGCTTCTGTACGTTGGTCCCAAACACCCAAGTCTTGTACAAAGTAGACGAATACTATTCCCCGGAGAACGACCGAGGCATATTATGGAGTGACCCGGCACTTGGGATTGATTGGCCTACATCTAATCCGATTTTGTCAGAGAAAGACCAGAAGCATCCTTTGCTTCAAGATGCGGATATTAACTTCGATTTCGAAGTGAAGTAA
- a CDS encoding glycosyltransferase family 2 protein: protein MKVILIIPAYNEEKNIAKLLQVLCLDYKNVDVLVINDCSTDNTSKVCDQFNVKVINLPCNLGIGGAVQTGYKFAQMHNYDIAIQVDGDGQHNPEYIKDLVDPLVKNEADLIIGSRYISKIGFQSTFLRRVGINYFSRLLHILTGQLITDPTSGYRACNKRVIEIFARRYPVDYPEPESIMYLKRNRLRIKEIPVVMEARLEGKSSITLIKSAYYMTKVSLAILIDSLRKQIV from the coding sequence TTGAAGGTAATTTTGATCATACCTGCGTATAATGAAGAGAAAAATATAGCAAAGTTACTTCAGGTTTTATGTTTGGATTATAAAAACGTTGACGTTCTAGTTATTAATGATTGCTCTACTGATAATACGTCAAAAGTTTGTGACCAGTTCAATGTGAAGGTTATTAACCTTCCATGCAATCTTGGAATTGGTGGGGCTGTGCAAACAGGCTATAAATTTGCGCAGATGCACAATTATGATATTGCTATTCAGGTTGATGGTGACGGACAACATAATCCAGAGTATATAAAAGATCTGGTAGATCCCTTAGTGAAAAATGAAGCAGATCTTATTATTGGGTCCAGGTACATTTCTAAAATTGGATTTCAATCAACATTCTTAAGAAGAGTAGGCATTAATTATTTTTCTAGACTGCTTCATATTCTTACGGGGCAACTCATAACAGATCCCACTTCGGGATATAGAGCTTGCAATAAGAGGGTAATTGAAATATTTGCGAGAAGGTATCCGGTTGATTACCCGGAACCTGAATCTATTATGTATCTAAAAAGGAATAGATTACGTATTAAAGAGATCCCTGTCGTGATGGAAGCTAGGCTTGAAGGTAAATCGTCAATAACATTAATAAAATCTGCGTATTATATGACAAAGGTATCTCTTGCAATTCTTATAGATAGCTTGCGCAAGCAGATAGTATAG
- a CDS encoding EamA family transporter yields MNSNRLMIVVIRIREKRIENGKGIFMQKAPTLISYILLTLNILMLCGGQILFKLGLEKLGGVNLSNAWKAIFTPPIFTGLVLYALATLIWFVVLSRMPLSVAYPIQSVAYVLGIGAALIIFNEPVSLMKWIGAMIIMIGVFFIALD; encoded by the coding sequence ATGAACTCAAACAGATTAATGATAGTTGTAATAAGGATTAGGGAAAAAAGGATAGAAAACGGAAAGGGAATCTTTATGCAAAAGGCGCCTACTCTTATAAGCTATATTCTTTTAACATTAAATATACTGATGTTATGCGGAGGACAAATTTTATTTAAGTTAGGTTTAGAGAAACTTGGTGGTGTGAATTTATCGAATGCATGGAAAGCTATTTTTACACCTCCTATTTTTACCGGTTTGGTATTGTACGCTCTAGCCACATTGATATGGTTTGTTGTATTATCAAGAATGCCATTGAGTGTAGCATATCCTATTCAAAGTGTTGCATATGTGCTTGGCATAGGAGCGGCATTAATAATTTTTAATGAGCCTGTGTCTCTTATGAAGTGGATTGGTGCAATGATCATTATGATTGGTGTTTTTTTTATTGCGTTAGATTAA
- a CDS encoding ABC transporter ATP-binding protein, producing MEPIIEIEQVVKTYKLYDKPVDRLKEALSITKKKYHREFSALNGVSFSVKKGDALGILGKNGSGKSTLLKMITGVLSPTSGNIQVDGKIAAILELGAGFNPEYTGRENIYLNGLMMGYSREEMEPRIAAIIDFADIGTFIDQPVKVYSSGMFARLAFAVSINVDPDILIVDEALAVGDIRFQTKCIDKMKELKSKGTTILFVSHAVEQVKRFCNKAVWIKDGVVEAIGDASEVVDQYEDFMKNYIEDHIVKRNVTIDIQENQAIEELVLPENPDILAYITEAHINKENFRTHERLEVVIDYDVYEPEIPDLLLGVAIYTPKRDYIFGPNTFLEKVSIPTKRGKHRVKYIIPKLPLLGGAYSIDVGIFNNEGIVCLNYRENILSFKIANKYFSEGLVYINHEWDVVK from the coding sequence ATGGAGCCTATAATTGAAATTGAGCAAGTAGTTAAAACGTATAAACTTTATGATAAGCCGGTAGATAGGTTGAAAGAAGCTTTGTCTATAACTAAAAAAAAGTATCATCGAGAATTCTCTGCCTTGAATGGAGTTAGCTTTTCGGTTAAAAAAGGTGATGCACTGGGTATTTTAGGGAAAAATGGATCAGGTAAATCGACCCTGTTGAAGATGATTACAGGTGTACTATCACCAACAAGCGGAAATATTCAAGTCGATGGGAAAATTGCAGCGATACTTGAGCTTGGTGCTGGTTTTAACCCCGAATATACAGGTAGAGAAAATATTTATCTGAATGGACTCATGATGGGATATTCGAGGGAGGAAATGGAACCTAGAATAGCAGCGATTATTGATTTCGCTGATATTGGTACATTTATCGATCAACCGGTCAAGGTATATTCAAGTGGAATGTTCGCGAGACTTGCTTTTGCCGTATCCATTAATGTGGATCCAGATATTCTGATTGTAGATGAGGCGTTGGCGGTAGGAGACATCAGATTCCAAACAAAGTGTATTGACAAGATGAAGGAACTGAAATCAAAAGGGACAACTATTCTTTTTGTATCTCATGCCGTAGAGCAAGTGAAGAGGTTTTGTAATAAAGCAGTTTGGATTAAGGATGGGGTAGTTGAAGCTATTGGCGATGCAAGTGAAGTCGTCGATCAGTATGAAGACTTCATGAAAAACTATATAGAAGACCATATTGTAAAGCGAAATGTGACTATAGATATTCAAGAGAATCAGGCAATAGAGGAGCTTGTTTTGCCTGAGAATCCAGATATTTTGGCTTATATAACAGAGGCTCATATAAATAAGGAAAATTTTAGAACACATGAAAGGCTGGAAGTCGTGATTGACTATGATGTATACGAGCCTGAAATTCCCGATTTACTCTTAGGTGTTGCTATTTATACTCCAAAACGTGACTATATTTTTGGTCCAAACACATTCCTTGAGAAGGTTTCAATTCCTACAAAGAGAGGAAAGCATCGAGTGAAATACATTATTCCAAAGCTTCCATTGCTTGGGGGCGCTTATTCCATAGATGTAGGGATTTTTAATAACGAAGGAATCGTTTGTCTCAATTATCGGGAAAATATACTCTCATTTAAGATTGCCAATAAGTATTTTTCTGAAGGTTTGGTTTATATCAATCATGAATGGGACGTGGTTAAATGA
- a CDS encoding glycosyltransferase family 2 protein: MSIRSKWKSRIEPALAGLLGIKTRARLKPISHLEMKNEKWISTGNDPSFLVTGRYFPGWNKIKWESESKSVIPLKMYWDQGNGFSESESLTFSSIPKGFVKREVTVYIPPGTQNLRIDPGEDEAEFMFTNVRLKKTTRIKMVLGFAWEIIHRKGLTNQVTLQLLKKGFQTLRTSGLKATWSKFKGYTGHQAIGSTGSYESWVANQALTSIDTKRIKDEIVRMTYKPLISIIVPVYNVEEKWLRLCIDSVINQLYPNWELCIADDASDKPHIKKVLNEYAQKDSRIKIVFRDENGHISESSNSALDVATGEYIGLLDHDDELTINALYENVKLLNQHPEADIVYSDEDKISEEGVRHSPYFKPDWSPDLLLSQMYTCHFSIYRKSLVDQVGGFRKGYEGSQDYDLVLRVSELTEKIYHIPKILYHWRSIPESTASGASVKNYTHYAGIRALEDTIIRRNMDATIVELKNYPNMYRVRYTTQNKPLVSIVIPTRDMSDILDTCLTSIFTKTTYQNFEIIIVDNGSSEEKTFEVFDKWKKLEPGKVTILSLNIPFNYSKLNNAAVEVANGDLVLLLNNDIEVIDTNWLEEMVGYAIQRDIGAVGVKLLYPDNTIQHSGVIMGLGGVAGHAFRCASANDPGYFGALLVNRNSSVVTAACLMVRKKVYHEVSGLEEELSVAFNDVDFCLKLLEKGYYNVVLNNIGLYHHESKSRGVEDTPEKLKRFQSEIDYMHKHWKKYIDLDPYYNPNLSLKSDDSYQVKI, translated from the coding sequence TTGAGCATCAGAAGTAAGTGGAAGAGTCGGATTGAACCTGCTTTAGCAGGATTACTCGGAATTAAAACAAGAGCAAGGCTAAAGCCTATTTCTCATTTAGAAATGAAAAACGAGAAATGGATCTCGACTGGAAACGATCCCTCTTTTTTGGTAACTGGAAGGTATTTTCCGGGTTGGAACAAGATTAAATGGGAATCTGAATCAAAGTCCGTTATCCCTCTTAAGATGTACTGGGATCAAGGGAACGGATTTTCTGAGTCCGAAAGCCTTACTTTTTCTTCTATTCCGAAGGGGTTTGTGAAACGTGAAGTTACGGTTTATATTCCTCCGGGAACTCAAAATTTGAGAATTGATCCGGGTGAAGATGAAGCAGAGTTCATGTTTACGAATGTACGGTTGAAAAAAACGACACGAATTAAAATGGTCCTTGGTTTTGCCTGGGAAATCATTCACCGAAAAGGACTGACAAATCAAGTAACTCTTCAGCTGTTGAAGAAAGGTTTTCAAACTTTGCGGACAAGTGGCCTTAAGGCTACTTGGTCTAAGTTTAAAGGCTATACCGGCCATCAAGCCATTGGATCTACAGGGAGCTATGAAAGCTGGGTTGCAAATCAAGCGCTGACATCTATTGATACCAAAAGAATTAAAGATGAAATCGTGCGAATGACATACAAGCCTCTTATATCGATTATTGTTCCTGTCTATAATGTTGAAGAAAAATGGCTCCGTCTATGTATTGATTCGGTTATAAACCAACTTTATCCTAACTGGGAACTTTGCATTGCCGATGATGCTTCCGACAAACCGCATATTAAAAAGGTATTGAATGAATACGCGCAAAAAGACAGTCGAATCAAGATAGTTTTTCGTGATGAAAATGGGCATATATCAGAGTCATCAAATTCAGCACTAGATGTAGCGACAGGGGAATACATAGGTCTGCTAGATCATGATGATGAACTTACTATTAATGCCTTATATGAAAATGTTAAGCTTCTTAATCAACACCCCGAAGCTGACATAGTCTATAGTGACGAAGATAAAATCAGTGAAGAAGGTGTCCGCCACTCTCCGTATTTCAAGCCGGATTGGTCTCCAGATCTTTTGCTATCCCAAATGTATACCTGTCATTTCAGTATATACCGCAAAAGTCTGGTAGACCAAGTAGGTGGTTTTAGAAAAGGGTATGAAGGAAGTCAGGATTACGATCTTGTATTGAGGGTTAGCGAACTGACTGAAAAGATTTATCATATCCCAAAAATCTTGTATCATTGGAGATCTATACCAGAATCAACCGCGTCAGGTGCTTCGGTAAAGAATTATACTCATTATGCAGGTATTAGAGCTTTAGAAGATACCATAATAAGAAGGAACATGGACGCGACTATTGTCGAGCTAAAAAATTATCCGAATATGTATAGAGTTCGTTACACCACTCAAAATAAACCTCTTGTCTCTATTGTTATTCCAACTAGAGATATGAGTGATATACTCGATACATGTCTGACATCTATATTCACTAAGACAACTTATCAGAATTTCGAAATTATAATTGTTGATAACGGCAGTAGTGAAGAGAAGACATTTGAAGTGTTTGATAAATGGAAAAAATTAGAGCCGGGTAAGGTAACTATCCTATCTTTAAATATACCTTTCAATTACTCAAAGTTGAATAACGCTGCGGTTGAAGTGGCTAATGGTGACTTAGTATTGCTGCTGAACAACGATATCGAAGTTATAGATACAAATTGGTTAGAAGAAATGGTAGGATATGCGATTCAAAGGGATATAGGGGCTGTTGGAGTCAAGCTACTATACCCAGATAATACTATACAACATTCAGGGGTAATTATGGGGCTCGGAGGTGTTGCGGGGCATGCCTTCAGATGTGCATCGGCTAATGACCCCGGATACTTCGGTGCATTGCTTGTGAACCGAAACAGTTCCGTCGTAACGGCGGCCTGCTTAATGGTGAGAAAGAAAGTGTATCATGAGGTTAGTGGACTTGAAGAAGAGTTATCCGTTGCCTTTAACGATGTGGATTTTTGTCTAAAGTTGCTCGAAAAAGGCTACTACAATGTAGTATTGAATAATATAGGTCTTTACCATCATGAGTCCAAGTCTAGAGGAGTTGAGGACACACCAGAAAAGTTGAAAAGATTTCAGTCTGAAATTGATTATATGCATAAACATTGGAAAAAATATATTGATTTAGATCCTTATTATAACCCTAATTTGTCTCTGAAAAGTGACGATTCATATCAAGTGAAAATCTAA